A DNA window from Clavibacter sepedonicus contains the following coding sequences:
- a CDS encoding GH1 family beta-glucosidase, with translation MTDASPAAAGSSGDPADDRGEGLEFPPGFLFGSATAAYQIEGAVDEGGRGPSIWDTFSRTPGKVLDGDTGDVADDHYHRLESDLDMMQALGLEAYRFSIAWPRIQPTGRGPANVEGLAFYGRLVDGLVARGITPIATLYHWDLPQALEDEGGWTNRDTAYAFADYARIMGEALGDRVGTWTTLNEPWCSAYLGYAAGVHAPGRTDAEASFQAVHHLNLAHGLAVSALQEVVPADARFSITLNLHVIRGEGDTGPEAVRRVDGVGNRVFLDPLLHGRYPADVMADTAGITDWSFVLPGDTELIRQPLHLLGVNYYNTSRVRMRDGAVAGGGTSIHGDVAATPFPGTDDVEFLEQPGPYTAMGWNIEPQGLEDLLVSLHEEFPDLPLMVTENGAAFDDEVSVDDAGTRAVHDPERIDYLSRHFAAAHRAMARGVDLRGYQVWSLMDNFEWAFGYSKRFGIVHVDYATQERTPKDSALWYARLIADRAIPAVDARPERHVRPGA, from the coding sequence ATGACCGACGCATCGCCCGCCGCAGCCGGATCCAGCGGAGACCCCGCCGACGACCGGGGGGAGGGCCTCGAGTTCCCTCCCGGCTTCCTCTTCGGATCCGCCACCGCCGCCTACCAGATCGAGGGCGCGGTCGACGAGGGCGGGCGCGGCCCCTCCATCTGGGACACGTTCAGCCGCACGCCGGGCAAGGTGCTCGACGGCGACACGGGCGACGTCGCCGACGACCACTACCACCGGCTCGAGTCCGACCTCGACATGATGCAGGCGCTCGGGCTCGAGGCGTACCGCTTCTCGATCGCGTGGCCGCGCATCCAGCCGACCGGTCGCGGGCCCGCCAACGTCGAGGGCCTCGCGTTCTACGGGCGGCTGGTCGACGGGCTCGTGGCGCGGGGGATCACCCCCATCGCGACGCTCTACCACTGGGACCTGCCGCAGGCGCTCGAGGACGAGGGCGGCTGGACGAACCGCGACACGGCGTACGCGTTCGCGGACTACGCGCGGATCATGGGCGAGGCGCTCGGCGACCGCGTCGGCACCTGGACCACGCTCAACGAGCCGTGGTGCTCGGCGTACCTCGGCTACGCGGCCGGCGTGCACGCGCCGGGCCGCACGGACGCGGAGGCCTCGTTCCAGGCCGTGCACCACCTGAACCTCGCGCACGGCCTCGCGGTGAGCGCGCTCCAGGAAGTCGTGCCGGCGGACGCGCGCTTCTCCATCACGCTCAACCTGCACGTGATCCGCGGCGAAGGCGACACGGGTCCGGAGGCCGTGCGCCGCGTCGACGGCGTGGGCAACCGCGTGTTCCTCGACCCGCTGCTGCACGGCCGGTACCCGGCGGACGTGATGGCGGACACCGCCGGGATCACCGACTGGTCGTTCGTGCTGCCCGGGGACACCGAGCTCATCCGCCAGCCGCTGCACCTGCTGGGCGTCAACTACTACAACACCAGCCGGGTGCGGATGCGGGACGGCGCCGTCGCCGGCGGCGGCACCTCCATCCACGGCGACGTGGCCGCGACCCCGTTCCCCGGCACCGACGACGTCGAGTTCCTGGAGCAGCCCGGCCCGTACACGGCGATGGGCTGGAACATCGAGCCGCAGGGCCTGGAGGACCTGCTCGTGTCGCTGCACGAGGAGTTCCCCGACCTGCCGCTCATGGTCACGGAGAACGGCGCCGCCTTCGACGACGAGGTGTCCGTGGACGACGCCGGCACGCGCGCCGTGCACGACCCCGAGCGGATCGACTACCTGTCGCGGCACTTCGCCGCCGCGCACCGGGCGATGGCCCGCGGCGTCGACCTCCGCGGCTACCAGGTGTGGTCGCTCATGGACAACTTCGAGTGGGCCTTCGGGTACTCGAAGCGGTTCGGCATCGTGCACGTGGACTACGCGACGCAGGAGCGGACGCCAAAGGACAGTGCGCTCTGGTACGCGCGGCTCATCGCCGACCGCGCCATCCCGGCGGTCGACGCGCGCCCCGAGCGGCACGTGCGCCCCGGGGCGTGA
- a CDS encoding helix-turn-helix transcriptional regulator, protein MRRFVIPWAAVGVGVSVLAAVLAVQHGRDPVAAVVSALVVLSSGPIGLAIRHRRDGRSRAAASGSVERAIVACTQAAVFRDLLIAIPAAALLQLLRPGQPPIMTSLMLMVFALADYGFRYDARLRACLQPGPGTNDLGAYRVAARMAAEDLARATGVSDRTVVAIENGRHEPGVVLARAIAIELGVPVARLFPGSMSGA, encoded by the coding sequence ATGCGGAGGTTCGTGATCCCCTGGGCTGCGGTCGGAGTGGGGGTGTCCGTGCTCGCCGCCGTCCTCGCCGTGCAGCACGGGCGCGACCCCGTCGCCGCCGTGGTGTCCGCGCTCGTGGTCCTCTCCAGCGGACCGATCGGCCTCGCCATCCGGCACCGTCGCGATGGCCGGTCCCGCGCGGCCGCGTCCGGCAGCGTGGAGCGGGCGATCGTCGCGTGCACCCAGGCGGCCGTCTTCCGCGACCTGTTGATCGCGATCCCGGCCGCCGCGCTGCTCCAGCTGCTGCGCCCCGGCCAGCCGCCGATCATGACGTCCCTGATGCTCATGGTCTTCGCGCTCGCCGACTACGGCTTCCGCTACGACGCGCGGCTGCGCGCCTGCCTCCAGCCGGGGCCGGGCACGAACGACCTCGGCGCGTATCGGGTCGCGGCCCGAATGGCGGCGGAGGACCTCGCGCGGGCGACCGGCGTGAGCGATCGCACGGTGGTCGCCATCGAGAACGGCCGCCACGAGCCCGGCGTGGTGCTCGCGCGAGCGATCGCGATCGAGCTCGGCGTCCCCGTCGCGCGGCTCTTCCCCGGCAGCATGTCGGGAGCATGA
- the mmsB gene encoding multiple monosaccharide ABC transporter permease, giving the protein MSSLSSVAGFLVSRLRQIGIFIALIAIVVLFQILTDGTLLEPRNVTSIVVQNAYILILAIGMVMIIIAGHIDLSVGSVVALIGAVSGVFAVSWGWPWWASIIASLVIGGLIGAWQGFWVAYVGIPAFIVTLAGMLTFRGLAQIVLQNRPITPFPDEYVSVGAGFLPDPSGGNSYLEWVTVTLGVLAAIFLVAQQLRERRARVKLNLEDEPFAWFITKLATIAILVLGITYLLASYQGTPIVLLILAVLVLVYTAVMNRSIFGRHIYARGGNLNAAQLSGINTKRVDFLLFVNMGFLAALAGIAFTARSNSALPSAGNGFELDAIAAVFIGGAAVTGGIGTVTGAMIGGLIMGVLNNGMSLLGLGTEYQQLIKGLVLLLAVAFDVFNKSRGSKSAT; this is encoded by the coding sequence ATGTCCAGTCTCAGCAGTGTGGCGGGTTTCCTCGTCAGTCGCCTCAGGCAGATCGGCATCTTCATCGCGCTGATCGCGATCGTGGTGCTGTTCCAGATCCTCACCGACGGGACGCTCCTCGAGCCCCGCAACGTCACGAGCATCGTCGTCCAGAACGCCTACATCCTGATCCTCGCCATCGGCATGGTGATGATCATCATCGCCGGCCACATCGACCTGTCGGTCGGCTCCGTGGTGGCCCTCATCGGCGCCGTCTCGGGTGTGTTCGCCGTGAGCTGGGGCTGGCCGTGGTGGGCGTCCATCATCGCGAGCCTCGTCATCGGCGGCCTCATCGGCGCCTGGCAGGGCTTCTGGGTGGCGTACGTCGGCATCCCCGCGTTCATCGTGACCCTCGCCGGCATGCTCACGTTCCGCGGCCTCGCGCAGATCGTCCTGCAGAACCGCCCCATCACGCCCTTCCCGGACGAGTACGTCTCGGTCGGCGCGGGCTTCCTGCCGGACCCCTCGGGCGGTAACTCCTACCTGGAGTGGGTCACCGTCACGCTGGGCGTCCTGGCCGCGATCTTCCTGGTCGCGCAGCAGCTCCGCGAGCGTCGCGCCCGCGTCAAGCTCAACCTCGAGGACGAGCCCTTCGCCTGGTTCATCACGAAGCTCGCCACCATCGCGATCCTCGTGCTCGGCATCACGTACCTGCTCGCGAGCTACCAGGGCACGCCGATCGTGCTGCTCATCCTCGCGGTCCTCGTCCTCGTCTACACGGCGGTGATGAACCGCAGCATCTTCGGCCGCCACATCTACGCCCGAGGCGGCAACCTCAACGCGGCGCAGCTGTCCGGCATCAACACGAAGCGCGTGGACTTCCTGCTCTTCGTGAACATGGGCTTCCTGGCCGCGCTCGCCGGCATCGCCTTCACCGCGCGCAGCAACTCGGCGCTCCCGTCTGCCGGCAACGGCTTCGAGCTCGACGCGATCGCCGCGGTGTTCATCGGCGGCGCGGCCGTCACCGGCGGCATCGGCACCGTGACCGGCGCCATGATCGGTGGTCTGATCATGGGCGTGCTCAACAACGGCATGTCGCTGCTCGGCCTCGGCACGGAGTACCAGCAGCTCATCAAGGGCCTCGTGCTCCTGCTGGCGGTCGCGTTCGACGTGTTCAACAAGAGCCGCGGATCCAAGTCCGCGACCTGA
- a CDS encoding helix-turn-helix transcriptional regulator, whose amino-acid sequence MTVENQIRERRTALGLTQQGLAEEVGVSRRTIISIEQGRHEPTLSLAFSLARVFGASLEELFSLARDD is encoded by the coding sequence ATGACAGTCGAGAATCAGATCCGCGAGCGACGCACGGCTCTGGGGCTCACCCAGCAGGGCCTCGCGGAGGAGGTCGGTGTCAGCAGACGCACGATTATCTCCATCGAACAGGGCAGACATGAGCCGACGCTTTCATTAGCATTTTCGCTTGCGCGCGTATTCGGCGCTTCCTTGGAAGAGCTTTTCTCGCTGGCTCGAGACGATTGA
- a CDS encoding L-ribulose-5-phosphate 4-epimerase produces MSTYAPEIEVAVARVRSEVSRLHAELVRYGLVVWTGGNVSGRVPGADLFVIKPSGVSYDDLSPENMILCDLDGNVIPDTPGSRNAPSSDTAAHAYVYRNMPEVGGVVHTHSTYAVAWAARREPIPCVITAMADEFGGEIPVGPFAIIGDDSIGRGIVETLTGHRSRAVLMAGHGPFTIGKDAKDAVKAAVMVEDVARTVHISRQLGEPAPLPADAVDALFDRYQNVYGQAPQGALK; encoded by the coding sequence GTGAGCACCTACGCACCCGAGATCGAGGTCGCGGTCGCCCGCGTCCGCTCCGAGGTCTCCCGCCTGCACGCCGAGCTCGTGCGCTACGGCCTCGTGGTCTGGACCGGCGGCAACGTCTCCGGCCGCGTCCCCGGCGCCGACCTCTTCGTCATCAAGCCCTCGGGCGTCAGCTACGACGACCTCAGCCCCGAGAACATGATCCTCTGCGACCTCGACGGCAACGTGATCCCGGACACCCCCGGCTCGCGCAACGCCCCGTCGAGCGACACGGCGGCGCACGCGTACGTCTACCGCAACATGCCCGAGGTGGGCGGCGTGGTCCACACGCACTCCACCTACGCGGTGGCGTGGGCGGCCCGGCGCGAGCCCATCCCGTGCGTCATCACCGCGATGGCGGACGAGTTCGGCGGCGAGATCCCCGTCGGCCCGTTCGCGATCATCGGCGACGACTCGATCGGCCGCGGCATCGTGGAGACGCTCACCGGCCACCGCTCGCGCGCCGTGCTCATGGCGGGCCACGGCCCGTTCACCATCGGCAAGGACGCGAAGGACGCCGTGAAGGCGGCCGTCATGGTCGAGGACGTGGCGCGCACCGTGCACATCTCGCGCCAGCTGGGCGAGCCCGCGCCGCTCCCCGCCGACGCCGTTGACGCCCTGTTCGACCGCTACCAGAACGTCTACGGACAAGCACCCCAAGGAGCCCTGAAGTGA
- the xylA gene encoding xylose isomerase, which yields MALTPTREDKFSFGLWTIGYTGADPFGGPTRSDLDVVEGVERISELGAYGLTFHDDDLFAFGSTDAERQTQIDRLKGALSDTGIVVPMVTTNLFSAPVFKDGGFTSNDRAVRRFAIRKVLRNIDLAAELGAKTFVMWGGREGAEYDSAKDVRGALERYREAVNLLGDYVTDKGYDIRFAIEPKPNEPRGDILLPTLGHALAFIETLERPELVGVNPEVGHEQMAGLNFTAGIMQALYQGKLFHIDLNGQRGIKYDQDLVFGHGDLQNAFSLVDLLENGGVGGGRSYDGPRHFDYKPSRTEDITGVWDSAAANMRMYLLLKERAQAFRADPEVQEALAAAKVAEIDTPTLNEGESYDDILADRSSYEDFAADEYFDAKGFGFVRLNQLALEHLMGARS from the coding sequence ATGGCGCTCACCCCCACCCGCGAGGACAAGTTCTCGTTCGGACTCTGGACCATCGGATACACGGGGGCCGATCCCTTCGGCGGCCCCACCCGCTCCGACCTCGACGTGGTCGAGGGCGTCGAGCGCATCTCGGAGCTGGGCGCCTACGGCCTCACCTTCCACGACGACGACCTCTTCGCGTTCGGATCCACCGACGCCGAGCGCCAGACGCAGATCGACCGCCTCAAGGGTGCGCTCAGCGACACCGGCATCGTCGTGCCGATGGTCACCACGAACCTCTTCTCCGCGCCCGTCTTCAAGGACGGCGGCTTCACCTCGAACGACCGCGCCGTCCGCCGGTTCGCGATCCGCAAGGTGCTCCGCAACATCGATCTCGCCGCTGAGCTCGGCGCGAAGACGTTCGTCATGTGGGGCGGCCGCGAGGGCGCCGAGTACGACTCCGCGAAGGACGTCCGCGGCGCGCTCGAGCGCTACCGCGAGGCCGTCAACCTGCTCGGCGACTACGTCACCGACAAGGGCTACGACATCCGCTTCGCGATCGAGCCGAAGCCCAACGAGCCCCGCGGCGACATCCTGCTGCCCACCCTCGGCCACGCGCTCGCGTTCATCGAGACCCTCGAGCGCCCCGAGCTCGTCGGCGTGAACCCCGAGGTCGGCCACGAGCAGATGGCGGGCCTCAACTTCACCGCCGGCATCATGCAGGCGCTGTACCAGGGCAAGCTGTTCCACATCGACCTCAACGGCCAGCGCGGCATCAAGTACGACCAGGACCTCGTCTTCGGCCACGGCGACCTGCAGAACGCGTTCTCGCTCGTCGACCTGCTGGAGAACGGCGGCGTGGGCGGCGGCCGCTCCTACGACGGCCCGCGCCACTTCGACTACAAGCCCAGCCGCACCGAGGACATCACGGGCGTGTGGGACTCCGCCGCCGCGAACATGCGCATGTACCTGCTCCTCAAGGAGCGCGCGCAGGCGTTCCGCGCCGACCCCGAGGTTCAGGAGGCGCTCGCCGCCGCTAAGGTCGCCGAGATCGACACCCCGACGCTCAACGAGGGCGAGTCCTACGACGACATCCTCGCGGACCGCTCCTCGTACGAGGACTTCGCGGCCGACGAGTACTTCGACGCGAAGGGCTTCGGCTTCGTCCGCCTCAACCAGCTGGCGCTCGAGCACCTGATGGGCGCGCGCTCCTAG
- the araA gene encoding L-arabinose isomerase has protein sequence MSRITTSLDHYEVWFLTGSQNLYGEETLQQVAEQSQEIARQLEEASDIPVRVVWKPVLKDSDSIRRMALEANASDRTIGLIAWMHTFSPAKMWIQGLDALQKPFLHLHTQANVALPWSSIDMDFMNLNQAAHGDREFGYIQSRLGVVRKTVVGHVSTESVRDSIGTWMRAAAGWAAVHELKVARFGDNMRNVAVTEGDKTEAELKFGVSVNTWGVNDLVERVDAATDAEIDALVDEYERLYDIAPELQRGGERHESLRYGAAIEVGLRSFLEEGGFGAFTTSFEDLGGLRQLPGLAVQRLMAEGYGFGAEGDWKTAVLIRAAKVMGSGLPGGASLMEDYTYHLVPGEEKILGAHMLEICPTLTTGRPSLEIHPLGIGGREDPVRLVFDTDPGPAVVVAMSDMRERFRIVANVVEVVPLDEPLPNLPVARAVWKPAPDLATSAAAWLTAGAAHHTVMSTQVGVEVFEDFAEIARTELLVIDEDTTLKGFTKEVRWNQAYHRLAQGL, from the coding sequence GTGAGCCGCATCACCACCTCCCTCGACCACTACGAGGTCTGGTTCCTCACCGGCAGCCAGAACCTCTACGGCGAGGAGACGCTCCAGCAGGTCGCCGAGCAGTCTCAGGAGATCGCCCGGCAGCTCGAGGAGGCGTCGGACATCCCCGTCCGCGTCGTCTGGAAGCCCGTCCTCAAGGACTCCGACAGCATCCGCCGCATGGCCCTCGAGGCCAACGCGAGCGATCGCACCATCGGCCTCATCGCGTGGATGCACACGTTCAGCCCGGCGAAGATGTGGATCCAGGGCCTCGACGCCCTGCAGAAGCCCTTCCTCCACCTGCACACGCAGGCCAACGTCGCGTTGCCGTGGAGCAGCATCGACATGGACTTCATGAACCTCAACCAGGCCGCGCACGGCGACCGGGAGTTCGGCTACATCCAGTCGCGCCTCGGCGTCGTCCGCAAGACGGTCGTCGGGCACGTCAGCACCGAGTCGGTGCGCGACAGCATCGGCACGTGGATGCGCGCCGCCGCCGGCTGGGCCGCCGTCCACGAGCTCAAGGTCGCCCGCTTCGGCGACAACATGCGCAACGTCGCCGTCACCGAGGGTGACAAGACGGAGGCCGAGCTCAAGTTCGGCGTCTCCGTGAACACGTGGGGCGTCAACGACCTCGTCGAGCGGGTCGACGCCGCGACCGACGCCGAGATCGACGCGCTGGTCGACGAGTACGAGCGCCTCTACGACATCGCCCCCGAGCTGCAGCGCGGCGGGGAGCGCCACGAGTCGCTCCGCTACGGCGCGGCCATCGAGGTTGGGCTCCGTTCGTTCCTCGAGGAGGGCGGCTTCGGCGCGTTCACCACGAGCTTCGAGGACCTCGGCGGCCTCCGCCAGCTCCCCGGCCTCGCCGTCCAGCGCCTCATGGCCGAGGGCTACGGCTTCGGCGCCGAGGGCGACTGGAAGACGGCGGTGCTGATCCGCGCGGCGAAGGTCATGGGCTCAGGCCTCCCCGGGGGCGCGAGCCTCATGGAGGACTACACGTACCACCTCGTCCCCGGCGAGGAGAAGATCCTGGGCGCCCACATGCTCGAGATATGCCCCACGCTCACGACCGGCCGACCGAGCCTCGAGATCCACCCGCTCGGCATCGGGGGACGCGAGGACCCGGTGCGCCTCGTCTTCGACACCGACCCCGGCCCCGCCGTCGTCGTCGCCATGAGCGACATGCGCGAGCGGTTCCGCATCGTCGCGAACGTCGTGGAGGTCGTGCCGCTCGACGAGCCGCTCCCGAACCTGCCCGTCGCCCGCGCCGTGTGGAAGCCCGCGCCGGACCTCGCGACGAGCGCAGCGGCCTGGCTCACGGCCGGCGCCGCCCACCACACGGTCATGAGCACGCAGGTCGGCGTCGAGGTCTTCGAGGACTTCGCCGAGATCGCGCGCACCGAGCTCCTCGTCATCGACGAGGACACGACTCTCAAGGGTTTCACCAAGGAAGTCCGCTGGAACCAGGCGTACCACCGCCTGGCCCAGGGCCTGTAA
- a CDS encoding substrate-binding domain-containing protein has product MKMKKVLVGIAATSIALSLAACSGGGGGSAGGTEDNKGALVGVAMPTKTSERWVDDGNNVNDQLTKLGYKVDLQYANDKVQDQISQIETMLNKGAKALIVASIDGTALTQVLKTAADDGVKVIAYDRLINGTEDVDYYTTFDNQQVGVLQGNSLLQGLGLVDADGKATGSTEKKTIEVFAGSPDDNNATFFYDGAMSVLKPFLDSGQVTIGSGQSEFSQVAIQQWKQEGAQARMENLLSGSYPGGAKPDGVLSPYDGLSRGIIQALTSAGVASDAMPIITGQDGEKASDKLILDGVQYSTIFKDTRLLGKEAVTMVDDLLTGGTPDAPDTYNNKVKGVPTKQFAPVTVTKDNLVEVIVDSGYYTQDEIDKGE; this is encoded by the coding sequence GTGAAGATGAAGAAGGTACTCGTCGGCATCGCCGCCACGAGCATCGCCCTCTCCCTCGCCGCATGCTCCGGCGGCGGCGGCGGCAGCGCCGGCGGCACCGAGGACAACAAGGGCGCCCTCGTCGGCGTCGCCATGCCCACCAAGACGAGCGAGCGCTGGGTCGACGACGGCAACAACGTCAACGACCAGCTCACCAAGCTCGGCTACAAGGTCGACCTGCAGTACGCCAACGATAAGGTGCAGGACCAGATCTCGCAGATCGAGACGATGCTCAACAAGGGCGCCAAGGCGCTCATCGTCGCGTCGATCGACGGCACCGCGCTGACCCAGGTCCTCAAGACCGCGGCCGACGACGGCGTCAAGGTCATCGCGTACGACCGCCTGATCAACGGGACCGAGGACGTCGACTACTACACGACGTTCGACAACCAGCAGGTCGGCGTGCTCCAGGGCAACTCGCTCCTGCAGGGCCTCGGTCTCGTGGACGCCGACGGCAAGGCCACCGGCAGCACCGAGAAGAAGACCATCGAGGTCTTCGCCGGCAGCCCGGACGACAACAACGCGACGTTCTTCTACGACGGCGCGATGAGCGTCCTCAAGCCGTTCCTGGACTCCGGTCAGGTCACCATCGGCTCGGGCCAGTCCGAGTTCAGCCAGGTCGCGATCCAGCAGTGGAAGCAGGAGGGCGCCCAGGCCCGCATGGAGAACCTGCTCTCGGGCTCGTACCCCGGCGGCGCCAAGCCGGACGGCGTGCTCTCGCCGTACGACGGCCTGTCGCGCGGCATCATCCAGGCCCTGACCTCGGCCGGCGTCGCCAGCGACGCCATGCCGATCATCACCGGCCAGGACGGCGAGAAGGCGTCCGACAAGCTCATCCTCGACGGCGTCCAGTACTCGACGATCTTCAAGGACACGCGCCTGCTCGGCAAGGAGGCCGTCACGATGGTCGACGACCTGCTCACCGGCGGCACCCCGGACGCTCCCGACACCTACAACAACAAGGTCAAGGGCGTCCCGACCAAGCAGTTCGCCCCCGTCACCGTGACGAAGGACAACCTCGTCGAGGTCATCGTGGACAGCGGCTACTACACGCAGGACGAGATCGACAAGGGCGAGTAA
- a CDS encoding IS481-like element IS1121 family transposase, translating to MSHGNARLTVHGRVLLVRRVVEDRRPVAHVARELGVSRQCAHRWVNRFRAEGLRGLTDRSSRPRSVPRRTSPERERAVLEARAQLRAGPARLAPVTGVPSRTISRILRRHGAPPLAWLDPVTGAVIRASRSTAHRYEHEHPGDLIHVDVKKLGRIPDGGGWRVHGRSEQVRGRGIGFDYVHAAVDDHTRLAYAEIHPDEKGATAAGFLTRAAAYFAGRGITRIERVITDNAFAYRHSTAFKNAVQDLGARQKFIRPHCPWQNGKVERFNRTLATEWAYRQPFTSNQHRADALDPFIEHYNTERIHSSHGLTPAARVSPTS from the coding sequence ATGTCCCACGGTAATGCTCGTCTGACGGTTCACGGGAGGGTTCTCCTCGTGCGGCGGGTGGTGGAGGATCGTCGGCCGGTCGCGCACGTCGCGCGGGAGCTGGGGGTGTCGCGGCAGTGCGCGCATCGATGGGTGAACCGGTTCCGTGCCGAGGGGCTGCGAGGGCTGACGGATCGGTCATCGCGGCCCCGGTCAGTACCGAGGCGAACGAGCCCGGAGCGGGAACGGGCCGTGCTGGAAGCGCGGGCCCAGTTGCGGGCGGGTCCTGCGCGGCTGGCGCCGGTGACAGGTGTTCCATCCCGTACGATCTCCCGCATCCTGCGCCGGCACGGGGCGCCGCCGTTGGCATGGTTGGACCCCGTCACCGGGGCCGTGATCCGGGCATCCCGGTCAACGGCGCACCGGTATGAGCACGAGCATCCGGGTGATCTGATCCACGTGGACGTGAAGAAGCTCGGGAGGATCCCGGACGGAGGCGGCTGGCGGGTCCACGGGCGCAGCGAGCAGGTCCGCGGCCGCGGGATCGGGTTCGATTACGTCCATGCCGCGGTCGATGACCACACCCGTCTCGCCTACGCGGAGATCCATCCCGATGAGAAAGGCGCGACCGCGGCCGGGTTCCTGACCCGCGCAGCGGCGTACTTCGCCGGGCGCGGGATCACCCGGATCGAGCGGGTCATCACGGACAACGCGTTCGCCTACCGGCACTCGACCGCGTTCAAGAACGCCGTCCAGGACCTGGGCGCGCGGCAGAAGTTCATCCGCCCGCACTGCCCCTGGCAGAACGGCAAGGTCGAGCGCTTCAACCGGACCCTCGCGACCGAGTGGGCCTACCGGCAACCCTTCACCAGCAACCAACACCGCGCCGACGCGCTTGACCCCTTCATCGAGCACTACAACACTGAACGAATCCACTCAAGCCACGGGCTCACGCCCGCGGCCCGAGTGTCACCAACGTCATGA
- the mmsA gene encoding multiple monosaccharide ABC transporter ATP-binding protein has translation MANHILEMRGITKTFPGVKALQDVTLEVTRGTCHAICGENGAGKSTLMKVLSGVYPAGSYDGDIVLENDVVKFSSIRDSEKSGVVIIHQELALSPFLSIAENIFLGNEISKGGFIDWNSTNVEAAKLLARVGLSDNPATKIADIGVGKQQLVEIAKALSKEVKLLILDEPTAALNDEDSAHLLDLIKHLKGQGITSIIISHKLNEIKAIADAVTIIRDGKTIETLDLERDSISEERIIKGMVGRDLQSRYPDRTPDIGDEVLRIEDWTVHHPQEHSRVIVDHANLNVRAGEVVGIAGLMGAGRTELAMSVFGRSYGANISGKLYKRGKEIQAKTVGEAIKNGLAYATEDRKHYGLNLIDDIKRNISGAALEKLAKAGWVDANQEYVVADGYRKSMNIKAPSVGAITGKLSGGNQQKVVLSKWMFSDPDVLILDEPTRGIDVGAKYEIYTIINALAAQGKAIIVISSELPELLGICDRIYALSAGRITGQLPIAEATPESLMSYMTKEKE, from the coding sequence ATGGCCAACCACATTCTCGAGATGCGCGGCATCACCAAGACGTTCCCCGGCGTCAAGGCGCTGCAGGACGTCACTCTCGAGGTCACGCGCGGCACGTGCCACGCGATCTGCGGCGAGAACGGCGCGGGCAAGTCGACCCTGATGAAGGTCCTGTCCGGCGTCTACCCGGCGGGCTCCTACGACGGCGACATCGTCCTCGAGAACGACGTCGTCAAGTTCTCCAGCATCCGCGACAGCGAGAAGTCGGGCGTGGTAATCATCCACCAGGAGCTCGCGCTGAGCCCCTTCCTCTCCATCGCGGAGAACATCTTCCTCGGCAACGAGATCTCCAAGGGCGGCTTCATCGACTGGAACTCCACCAACGTGGAGGCCGCGAAGCTCCTCGCCCGCGTCGGGCTGAGCGACAACCCGGCCACCAAGATCGCCGACATCGGCGTCGGCAAGCAGCAGCTCGTGGAGATCGCGAAGGCCCTCTCCAAGGAGGTGAAGCTCCTTATCCTCGACGAGCCCACGGCGGCGCTGAACGACGAGGACTCCGCCCATCTGCTCGACCTGATCAAGCACCTCAAGGGCCAGGGCATCACGAGCATCATCATCAGCCACAAGCTGAACGAGATCAAGGCGATCGCCGACGCGGTGACGATCATCCGCGACGGCAAGACCATCGAGACCCTCGACCTCGAGCGCGACTCCATCAGCGAGGAGCGCATCATCAAGGGCATGGTCGGCCGCGACCTGCAGAGCCGCTACCCCGACCGCACGCCGGACATCGGCGACGAGGTCCTCCGCATCGAGGACTGGACGGTCCACCACCCGCAGGAGCACTCCCGCGTCATCGTCGACCACGCCAACCTCAACGTCCGCGCGGGCGAGGTCGTCGGCATCGCCGGCCTCATGGGCGCCGGTCGCACCGAGCTCGCGATGAGCGTCTTCGGCCGCTCCTACGGCGCGAACATCTCCGGCAAGCTCTACAAGCGCGGCAAGGAGATCCAGGCCAAGACGGTCGGTGAGGCCATCAAGAACGGCCTCGCCTACGCCACGGAGGACCGCAAGCACTACGGCCTGAACCTCATCGACGACATCAAGCGCAACATCTCCGGCGCCGCGCTCGAGAAGCTCGCGAAGGCCGGCTGGGTCGACGCGAACCAGGAGTACGTGGTGGCCGACGGCTACCGCAAGTCGATGAACATCAAGGCCCCGAGCGTGGGCGCCATCACCGGCAAGCTCTCCGGCGGCAACCAGCAGAAGGTCGTCCTCTCGAAGTGGATGTTCTCCGACCCGGACGTGCTGATCCTCGACGAGCCCACCCGCGGCATCGACGTCGGCGCCAAGTACGAGATCTACACGATCATCAACGCGCTCGCCGCCCAGGGGAAGGCGATCATCGTCATCTCCAGCGAGCTGCCCGAGCTCCTCGGCATCTGCGACCGGATCTACGCCCTCTCCGCCGGGCGGATCACGGGCCAGCTGCCGATCGCCGAGGCGACCCCCGAGAGCCTCATGTCCTACATGACCAAGGAAAAGGAATAG